A genomic region of Drosophila kikkawai strain 14028-0561.14 chromosome X, DkikHiC1v2, whole genome shotgun sequence contains the following coding sequences:
- the LOC138929214 gene encoding uncharacterized protein, translating into MVRSSQPPIPRRIAEGTNGGDGKAPIEQTRRAHPGAGRRERPKRRGKDALIISPPPDMSYSDVLGLVTRAKDARMDEVGHSVSRVRKTAKGELQLEIKRNSQAQTSGFKELIGKALGAGATIRTMTPQAVFRIWDLDELTTKEELANALVKQADLPPNSVTIKGIRALASGSQAATFTVPAGVAGALIKLGKVKVGWTRCRIKELEPQLKCYRCLDSGHVASRCRSSVDRSKACFKCGKEWHKAADCPNPANCFKCEQLKRKDTSHQARSRSCPLVASSRDGLKHRA; encoded by the coding sequence ATGGTGAGGAGCTCGCAACCACCGATTCCTAGGAGGATTGCGGAGGGCACCAATGGAGGAGACGGAAAGGCGCCCATCGAGCAAACACGACGAGCTCATCCAGGAGCAGGCCGGCGTGAAAGGCCCAAAAGACGTGGGAAGGATGCGCTGATCATAAGCCCTCCTCCAGACATGTCTTACAGCGACGTGCTCGGTCTGGTTACGCGAGCTAAGGACGCCAGGATGGATGAAGTTGGCCATAGCGTCTCCAGAGTCAGAAAGACAGCTAAAGGAGAATTGCAACTGGAGATTAAGCGCAACTCGCAGGCCCAAACCAGCGGCTTTAAGGAGCTGATTGGCAAAGCACTGGGAGCCGGAGCCACGATCCGCACAATGACGCCCCAGGCCGTTTTCCGGATATGGGACCTGGATGAGCTGACCACAAAGGAGGAGCTAGCGAATGCGCTAGTCAAGCAGGCGGACCTCCCTCCGAACTCGGTGACAATAAAAGGGATACGCGCCTTGGCCTCAGGAAGCCAGGCCGCAACCTTCACGGTTCCGGCGGGCGTGGCAGGCGCGCTCATCAAACTTGGCAAAGTTAAGGTCGGATGGACCAGGTGCCGgatcaaggagctggagcccCAGCTTAAGTGCTACAGGTGTCTGGACTCGGGGCACGTGGCTAGCAGATGCCGGAGCTCCGTAGACAGAAGCAAGGCCTGCTTTAAATGCGGGAAGGAATGGCATAAGGCAGCAGACTGCCCTAATCCAGCGAACTGCTTCAAGTGCGAGCAGCTCAAAAGGAAGGACACGAGTCACCAGGCCAGAAGCCGCTCCTGCCCACTGGTGGCGTCGTCCAGAGATGGCCTTAAACACAGGGCATGA